The following coding sequences are from one Ornithorhynchus anatinus isolate Pmale09 chromosome 11, mOrnAna1.pri.v4, whole genome shotgun sequence window:
- the KRT36 gene encoding keratin, type I cuticular Ha6: MQFLNDRLANYLEQVRHLEQENAELEAKIRQWGEAQIPYVCPDYQSYFRTIEELQQKILLTKADNARLVLQIDNAKLAADDFRTKYETELNLRQLVEADINGLRRLLDELTLCKADLEAQVESLKEELLCLRKNHEEEVNALRCQLGDRLNIEVDAAPPVDLNRVLEDMRAQYESLVENNRRDVESWFTTQTEELNQQVVTSSEQLQCCQAEIIELRRTVNALEIELQAQHNMRNSLESTLAETEGRYGSQLAQMQGLISNVEAQLAEIRCDLERQNQEYQVLLDVKARLEGEIATYRRLLEGEDCKLPPHPCTPVPTLRTPCTPASQVNTQIRTITEEIRDGKVISSRELVQHRPM, encoded by the exons ATGCAGTTTCTGAATGACCGCCTGGCCAACTATCTGGAGCAGGTGCGCCATTTGGAGCAGGAAAACGCCGAGCTGGAGGCCAAGATCCGCCAGTGGGGTGAGGCCCAGATCCCTTATGTGTGCCCGGACTACCAGTCCTACTTCCGGACCATTGAGGAGCTGCAGCAGAAG ATCCTGCTGACCAAGGCGGACAATGCCCGGCTGGTTCTGCAGATCGACAATGCCAAGCTGGCTGCCGACGACTTCCGCACCAA GTACGAGACGGAGCTGAACCTCCGCCAGCTGGTGGAGGCCGACATCAATGGTCTGCGCCGCCTTCTGGATGAGCTGACCCTTTGTAAGGCCGACCTGGAGGCCCAGGTGGAATCGCTGAAGGAGGAGCTGCTCTGTCTGCGGAAGAACCACGAGGAG GAGGTGAATGCTCTGCGCTGCCAGCTCGGAGACCGGCTCAACATAGAGGTGGACGCGGCCCCGCCCGTGGACCTGAACCGGGTTCTGGAAGACATGCGGGCCCAGTACGAGTCACTGGTGGAGAACAATCGGAGAGATGTGGAGAGCTGGTTTACCACTCAG ACAGAGGAGTTGAACCAGCAGGTGGTGACCAGCTCAGAGCAGCTGCAGTGCTGCCAGGCAGAGATCATCGAGCTGAGACGCACCGTCAACGCGCTGGAGATTGAGCTGCAGGCACAGCACAACATG AGAAACTCCTTGGAATCCACGCTGGCCGAGACCGAGGGCCGCTATGGCTCCCAGCTGGCCCAGATGCAGGGCCTCATCAGCAACGTGGAGGCCCAACTGGCCGAGATTCGCTGTGACCTAgagcggcagaaccaggagtacCAGGTGCTGCTGGACGTCAAGgccaggctggagggggagattgCCACCTACCGCCGCCTGCTGGAAGGGGAGGACTGCAA gctccctccccacccgtgCACGCCGGTCCCTACCCTCCGTACACCCTGCACACCTGCCTCCCAAGTGAACACTCAGATCCGCACCATCACAGAGGAGATCAGAGACGGGAAAGTCATCTCCTCCCGCGAGCTCGTCCAGCACCGCCCCATGTGA
- the LOC100079550 gene encoding keratin, type I cytoskeletal 13-like: MSCRLQTSSSGLGGSCRLGGGRSVSSSSSRFVTSGSGGGMSCGFGGGAGGGFGGGFGGGYGGGFGGGACGAGGGFGGGFGGGFDFGGALGGADGGLLSGNEKVTMQNLNDRLASYLDKVRALEEANADLEQKIRDWHLKQSPSSPERDYSHYYKTIEDLRDKIMAATIDNNRVVLEVDNARLAADDFRLKYENELVLRQSVEADINGLRRVLDELTLAKTDLEMQIESLTEELAYLKKNHEEEMKEFSNQLVGQVNVEMDAAPGVDLTRVLSEMREQYEAMAEKNRRDAEAWFHSKSEELSKEVASSTELIQTSKTEVTELRRTLQGLEIELQSQLSMKAGLEATVAETECRYAMQLQQIQGLIGSIECQLSELRSEMECQNQEYKMLLDIKTRLEQEIATYRSLLEGQDSK, from the exons ATGAGTTGCCGCCTGCAAACCTCTTCGTCCGGCTTGGGTGGCTCCTGCcgcctgggaggaggaaggagcgtgtcttcctcctcctctcggtTCGTGACCTCGGGCTCCGGCGGGGGCATGAGCTGCGGCTTCGGCGGCGGAGCCGGTGGCGGATTCGGCGGAGGCTTCGGGGGCGGCTATGGCGGCGGCTTCGGTGGCGGGGCCTGTGGGGCCGGCGGCGGCTTCGGCGGAGGTTTCGGCGGCGGCTTCGACTTCGGCGGGGCCCTGGGCGGGGCGGACGGCGGGCTCCTGTCCGGCAACGAGAAGGTGACCATGCAGAACCTCAACGACCGGCTGGCCTCCTACCTGGACAAGGTGCGGGCCCTGGAGGAGGCCAACGCCGACCTGGAGCAGAAGATCCGCGACTGGCACCTGAAGCAGAGCCCCAGCAGCCCCGAGCGCGATTACTCTCACTACTACAAGACCATCGAGGACCTGCGGGACAAG ATCATGGCCGCCACCATCGACAATAACAGGGTGGTTCTGGAGGTCGACAACGCCCGTCTGGCGGCCGACGACTTCAGGCTCAA GTACGAGAATGAGCTGGTCCTGCGCCAGAGCGTGGAAGCCGACATCAACGGGCTGCGCCGCGTGCTGGATGAGCTGACCCTGGCCAAGACCGACCTGGAGATGCAGATCGAGAGCCTCACCGAGGAGCTGGCCTACCTCAAGAAGAACCACGAggag gaGATGAAGGAATTCAGCAACCAGCTGGTGGGCCAGGTCAATGTGGAGATGGACGCGGCACCGGGTGTGGACCTGACCCGCGTGCTGAGCGAGATGCGGGAGCAGTACGAAGCCATGGCCGAAAAGAACCGGCGGGACGCAGAAGCCTGGTTCCACAGCAAG AGCGAGGAGCTCAGCAAAGAAGTGGCGTCTAGCACCGAACTGATCCAGACCAGCAAGACAGAGGTCACCGAGCTGAGACGCACCCTGCAGGGACTGGAGATCGAACTGCAATCTCAGCTCAGCATG AAAGCCGGGCTGGAGGCCACCGTGGCCGAGACCGAGTGCCGCTACGCCATGCAGCTGCAGCAGATCCAAGGGTTGATCGGCAGCATCGAATGCCAGCTGAGCGAGCTGCGCAGCGAGATGGAGTGTCAGAACCAGGAATACAAAATGCTGCTGGACATCAAGACCCGGCTGGAGCAGGAGATTGCCACCTACCGCAGCCTGCTGGAGGGCCAGGACTCCaagtga